The genomic DNA CCTACCTCTGGAAACCTTAGTCGTTCGGTGGACGGGATTCTCACCCGTCTTTCGCTACTCACACCGGCATTCTCACTTCTAAGCGCTCCACATGTCCTTACGATCATGCTTCGCCGCACTTAGAACGCTCTCCTACCATTAAAATAAATTTTAATCCACAGTTTCGGTAATATGTTTAGCCCCGGTACATTTTCGGCGCAGCGTCACTCGACTAGTGAGCTATTACGCACTCTTTAAATGATGGCTGCTTCTAAGCCAACATCCTAGTTGTCTGTGCAACGCCACATCCTTTTCCACTTAACATATATTTGGGGACCTTAACTGGTGGTCTGGGCTGTTTCCCTCTCGACAATGGACCTTATCACCCACTGTCTGACTCCCATACATCACATCTGTGGCATTCGGAGTTTGTCTGAACTCGGTAACCCGGGATGGGCCCCTCATCCAAACAGTGCTCTACCTCCACGATGCTAATATGAGGCTATACCTAAATATATTTCGGAGAGAACGAGCTATCTCCAGGTTCGATTGGAATTTCACCCCTACCCACAACTCATCCGGTCACTTTTCAACGTAAGTCGGTTCGGCCCTCCATTCAGTGTTACCTGAACTTCAGCCTGGTCATGGGTAGATCACCTGGTTTCGCGTCTACAAACATATACTCAGTCGCCCTATTCAGACTCGCTTTCGCTGCGGCTCCACATTCGCTGCTTAACCTTGCATATATTCGTAACTCGCCGGTTCATTCTACAAAAGGCACGCCATCACCCATTAACGGGCTCTGACTACTTGTAAGCGCATGGTTTCAGGTTCTATTTCACTCCCCTCCCGGGGTGCTTTTCACCTTTCCCTCACGGTACTGGTTCACTATCGGTCAGCAAGGAGTATTTAGCCTTGGGAGATGGTCCTCCCGGATTCCGACGGAATTCCTCGTGTTCCGTCGTACTCAGGATACATTCTAAATTTATCAACTTTTTAACTACGGGACTCTTACCCCCTGCGGTTGGCCTTCCCAGACCATTCGTCTAAGTCTTTAAATCCGTTGTGAATGTCCTACAACCCCAGCCGAAGCTGGTTTGGGCTCTTCCCCGTTCGCTCGCCGCTACTTAGGGAATCGATGTTTCTTTCTCTTCCTCTGGATACTAAGATGTTTCAGTTCTCCAGGTGTCCTCCAACGACACTATGTATTCATGTCGTGGTAATACCTCGCGGTATTGGGTTTCCCCATTCGGAAATCTCCGGTTCAAAGCTTACTTACAGCTCCCCGAAGCATATCGGTGTTTGTTCCGTCCTTCATCGGCTCTTGCTACCTAGGCATCCGCCATGCGCCCTTCACTACTTAATCGTAATGAAATTTGTGTGAGTGTATCTTATAGATACGTTTGCGTTCTCGTTTTCAATTCTTTTTCTCGATTTGAAATCTTTTTACTCTTTTCTTTACTTCTATACGGTTTTCAATGTACATAACTGAATAATAAAATGGTGGAGACTAGCGGGATCGAACCGCTGACCTCCTGCGTGCAAGGCAGGCGCTCTCCCAGCTGAGCTAAGCCCCCATATTTTCTATTTAATGGTGGGCCTAAGTGGACTCGAACCACCGACCTCACGCTTATCAGGCGTGCGCTCTAACCAGCTGAGCTATAGGCCCATTAAATAATATATGAGTTATTTTATTATTAACAAGTGAATATCTCTATAAAGAAACATTCAAAACTGAATACAATATGTCAAACGCTTACTCCGATTCCGTTATTATCCTTAGAAAGGAGGTGATCCAGCCGCACCTTCCGATACGGCTACCTTGTTACGACTTCACCCCAGTCATCAATCCCACCTTCGACGGCTGCCTCCAAAAGGTTGGCCCACCGGCTTCAGGTGTTATCGACTTCCGTGGTGTGACGGGCGGTGTGTACAAGACCCGGGAACGTATTCACCGTAGCATGCTGATCTACGATTACTAGCGATTCCAGCTTCATGGAGTCGAGTTGCAGACTCCAATCCGAACTGAGAACAGTTTTATGGGATTCGCTTGGCCTCGCGGCGTTGCTGCCCTTTGTAACCTGTCCATTGTAGCACGTGTGTAGCCCAAATCATAAGGGGCATGATGATTTGACGTCGTCCCCACCTTCCTCCGGTTTGTCACCGGCAGTCAGTCTAGAGTGCCCAACTTAATGATGGCAACTAAACTTAAGGGTTGCGCTCGTTGCGGGACTTAACCCAACATCTCACGACACGAGCTGACGACAACCATGCACCACCTGTCACTCTGCCCCGAAGGGAAGCTGTATCTCTACAGTTGTCAGAGGATGTCAAGATTTGGTAAGGTTCTTCGCGTTGCTTCGAATTAAACCACATGCTCCACCGCTTGTGCGGGTCCCCGTCAATTCCTTTGAGTTTCAGCCTTGCGGCCGTACTCCCCAGGCGGAGTGCTTAATGCGTTAGCTGCAGCACTGAGGGGCGGAAACCCCCCAACACTTAGCACTCATCGTTTACGGCGTGGACTACCAGGGTATCTAATCCTGTTTGATCCCCACGCTTTCGCACCTCAGCGTCAGTTACAGACCAGAGAGCCGCCTTCGCCACTGGTGTTCCTCCATATCTCTGCGCATTTCACCGCTACACATGGAATTCCACTCTCCTCTTCTGTACTCAAGTAAAACAGTTTCCAATGACCCTCCCCGGTTGAGCCGGGGGCTTTCACATCAGACTTATTTTACCGCCTACGCGCGCTTTACGCCCAATAATTCCGGATAACGCTTGCCACCTACGTATTACCGCGGCTGCTGGCACGTAGTTAGCCGTGGCTTTCTGGTTAAGTACCGTCATCTCAAGGCCAGTTACTACCTCAAGTATTCTTCCTTAACAACAGAGTTTTACGAGCCGAAACCCTTCATCACTCACGCGGCGTTGCTCCGTCAGACTTTCGTCCATTGCGGAAGATTCCCTACTGCTGCCTCCCGTAGGAGTCTGGGCCGTGTCTCAGTCCCAGTGTGGCCGATCACCCTCTCAGGTCGGCTATGCATCGTCGCCTTGGTGAGCTTCTATCTCACCAACTAGCTAATGCACCGCAGGCCCATCCATGAGCGGCAGATAAATCCGCCTTTTAACACAATCACTTTTGTGACTATGTCGTATCCGGTATTAGCTACCGTTTCCGGTAGTTATCCCAATCTCAAGGGTAGGTTGCCTACGTGTTACTCACCCGTCCGCCGCTCGATCATGAGGAGCAAGCTCCTCAATCTCGCGCTCGACTTGCATGTATTAGGCACGCCGCCAGCGTTCATCCTGAGCCAGGATCAAACTCTCCATGATTGGAAAGCTTAATAATAAGCTCTGTGTGATACTGCTGACAGTATCTCGTTTGCGTTTGTGTTGTTCGCCTCAACCTGTGCTCCTATATAATAGAAGACTTTGTATTCGGAATTAAACGTTGACATATTAGGCACGCCGCCAGCGTTCATCCTGAGCCAGGATCAAACTCTCCATGATTGGAAAGCTTAATAATAAGCTCTGTGTGATACTGCTGACAGTATCTCGTTTGCGTTTGTGTTGTTCGCCTCAACCTGTGCTCCTATATAATAGAAGACTTTGTATTCGGAATTAAACGTTGACATATTGTCATTCAGTTTTCAATGTTCTTTAATGTTTGTTTCGCAATCTCGCTGACTGCTTAAGTTATCTTAACACGTCTGTTTTACAGATGCAACAACTAATATTAAGTTCTTGTTAAGAATATAAAGTTTTGATTACGTCGCGTTTGAGCGACTTTTATATTTTAGCACATCCAGGTTTTGAATGCAACAACTTTTTATATTGTTTTGTTAAGTTTTGTTCGCCGTGTTTTGACGACTTAAATATCATAACATGTCTGTTTTACAGATGCAACAACTTTTTTAAAGTTATTTTTAACTTGTTAAGTTTTGTTGTGTCGTGTTTTGACGACTTTTATATCTTACCAAGATGGCGGTGAAACGTCAACGCTTTTTAATCATTTATTTATACATAATATTGATAAAGCCCGTAGAACATTGATTCTACGGGCTTTATCTTCAATATTTTATTTTTAAAATTGTACTTTCATTCATTATTTCTTATTATTATCCTGTTTTGCAGCCTGGCGGGTCTTGTTCTTATACCCCATTTTTTCACGTGCTTTGATCTGACTTTCTTCTTTTACACGTTTAGCCTCGGCTTCTTTTTTCAGTTCTTCACGTTTTTGTTCGTTTATATCACTTTTCGTTACACGTCCGCGCTCACGTTTTTCCTGTTCAGAGTCCTCTATATACTTAGGCAGTCTGATCAGCTGATATGCGTTTGTCAGAATTACGGTGAATACAGAACGGTAAATCCAGTTCGTATCTTCGACCGAGATAAACGGCAGCAGCGTCAGTGAGGTCATAAAGATCATAAAGAACAACGATGATATAAATACGTTCGTTTCAGTAATCATATTTTTATAGTACGCAAAACCGATTCCGGCAATAACTACTATAATAGGTATCCATATAAACGACCATGTTGAACCATGATCAATTCCCACCTGTCTGAAGCGCAGGTAGAAGAGGTCAAATACTGCATACATTATTAGAAGAAGCTGGACGTAAGGCCATGCTTTTCTGAATATCCCCATACCTAACGGATGGATAAATAAATATATGTAGAAAACAACCTGGCTGACTGTTGCGATTAACAGTCCGTATCCGATAAGGAAAATTAATCCGGCAAAGAAATCTCCGAACTCTCCCTGAAAAAGATACTTTGTTACAGTATTGTATTCTGTAACGAGACTGATTGCTGTAGTTATTGCAGCACCGATCAGCAGCGTCACAAAATAAAATTTAACTAAATACTTCGACGTCATTCAGCAGTGCCTCCGATCACTTTCTTCGCCATATCTGCATACACTGCACTGATTTCATCATTTTCATATACTGACGGCGCAAAATCTTCTTCATTCCATTTAGGCTGACCAAGCGGCAGCTGACCTAATAATTCTGTGTTCAGCTCATCTGCAAGCTTCTGTCCTCCGCCCTTACCGAAGATATATTCTTTATTTCCAGTTTCTTTACTTTCAA from Jeotgalicoccus saudimassiliensis includes the following:
- a CDS encoding KinB-signaling pathway activation protein, producing MTSKYLVKFYFVTLLIGAAITTAISLVTEYNTVTKYLFQGEFGDFFAGLIFLIGYGLLIATVSQVVFYIYLFIHPLGMGIFRKAWPYVQLLLIMYAVFDLFYLRFRQVGIDHGSTWSFIWIPIIVVIAGIGFAYYKNMITETNVFISSLFFMIFMTSLTLLPFISVEDTNWIYRSVFTVILTNAYQLIRLPKYIEDSEQEKRERGRVTKSDINEQKREELKKEAEAKRVKEESQIKAREKMGYKNKTRQAAKQDNNKK